The following proteins are encoded in a genomic region of Triticum dicoccoides isolate Atlit2015 ecotype Zavitan chromosome 1B, WEW_v2.0, whole genome shotgun sequence:
- the LOC119312057 gene encoding uncharacterized protein LOC119312057, which yields MSISTQIHRRSPQKHKVHRHAKPNSWRKLKGAGCQSSVVLVVMEEHARGDRAPQEGRRIGVKVASDTTSSGKRGGCSLVKITSSQDVGAGGGSMTEVRDDAMECARGRSRVRPVAVMLRFRRVRRGLAAEILRKELQQMEPRVG from the exons ATGTCCATCTCGACCCAAATCCACCGCAGGTCCCCCCAAAAACACAAGGTCCATCGCCACGCCAAACCCAATTCATGGCGGAAATTGAAGGGCGCGGGCTGCCAGAGTtcggtggtgctggtggtgatggaggagcacgcGCGCGGCGACAGAGCACCACAAGAGGGGCGAAGGATCGGGGTGAAGGTCGCTAGCGACACTACGAGTTCCGGCAAGCGAGGAGGCTGTTCGCTGGTCAAAATCACGAG CTCACAGGACGTGGGTGCTGGCGGCGGTTCTATGACGGAGGTGCGAGATGATGCGATGGAGTGCGCGCGGGGGCGTAGTAGGGTGCGCCCTGTCGCGGTGATGCTGCGTTTCCGGCGAGTAAGGAGGGGACTCGCTGCAGAAATCCTGAG